CGGATCTGCGACGGGCTGATGTAGATGTCGTCAGTGCTCGCCAGGTACGACGTTTCCGGCGAGCGCAGGAAACCGAAGCCATCGGGCAGAACTTCCAGCGTGCCGTCTCCGTAGATGGTTTCGCCCATCTTGGCGCGCTTCTTCAGGATCGCAAACATGAGTTCCTGTTTGCGCATCCGTTGTGCGTTGTCGATCTCGAGCGTTGCCGCCATTTCGAGAAGCGCAGACACGTGAAGCGATTTGAGTTCTGTCAGGTGCATAGACAAGGGGTACAGAAGGGGCCCGGACGGGCGAGACCTAGGAGGGGGAAAGAATGAGCGAACGCTCGGGGAAGTTGTTGGGTCGCATCTTAGCACAATCCGGCCGGCGCGCCAGGGCTGGCGCGCGCAGGGCCGGATCGTGCCGGGCCGGAGCGTCGGGCTCCGGCAAACGGGTGCTGGCTTAGACCTGGCCGTCCAGGAACGAGGTGAGCTGCGACTTGGACAGCGCGCCAACCTTCTGGGCCACGACTTCGCCGTTCTTGAACAGGATCAGCGTCGGGATGCCGCGGATGCCGAACTTGGCCGGCACCTGCTGGTTCTCGTCCACGTTGATCTTGGCGATCTGCACGCGGTCGCCGTAGTCCTTGGCCACCTCGTCCAGGATCGGGGCAATCATCTTGCAAGGGCCGCACCATTCGGCCCAGAAGTCCAGCAGCACGGGCTTGTCGGACTT
This sequence is a window from Cupriavidus pauculus. Protein-coding genes within it:
- the trxA gene encoding thioredoxin TrxA — encoded protein: MSDQIKYVSDASFDTDVLKSDKPVLLDFWAEWCGPCKMIAPILDEVAKDYGDRVQIAKINVDENQQVPAKFGIRGIPTLILFKNGEVVAQKVGALSKSQLTSFLDGQV